A stretch of DNA from Rattus rattus isolate New Zealand chromosome 18, Rrattus_CSIRO_v1, whole genome shotgun sequence:
ACTGAAAGGTGGGCACTAGACTGGGGTCCAGAGCCAGCTGAGCCACACTATGGCAGCTCTTGCCTTGCTCCACACAGACGTCCAGCAGTGCCCCCCGCAGGCCGCACGGCTCGCTGTACGCCAGGCGCAGGAGTTCCTTGCCCACCTGGCTCACCAGCTGGCTCGGCATCAGCAGGCGCGCAGGGCGCCGCGAGCCCAATCGCGCCTGGGACAGGCTCTCCTGCAGCAGCTGCATCAGGTTGGCACACAGGTGCTCATCCTCGGGGTCACTGAGCAGCTCAAAGTCAGGCAGAGACACCCCATCCAGGTATGAGTCTGGAAGAGAGAACACAGGGAAGGGTATTAGAGCGCCTTCCAAAGGAGCTGTACGGGCGGGGGAGGTGCAGTTTTACTAAGAAAACGGCGTTCCTTCCCAttccgtgcctcagtttccatccCACACTGTGCCTTCTAACCCTGGGATAATCTGTTTTTTCGTGCTGGATTGGGAAGCTAAGGTGGCTTTAATCCGGTTCAGCTCGCTTCGTCCCCACCTCCAATTCAGCACTTGCTCAGTACTCACCTTCCTCCGGCCCAAAGCCACTGTTGCTGCTGTCCAGGGACTCGCAGTCCGAGCTCTCCAGGCTCGCGCAGCGGTCAAGGCCCTCTTCTCTGGCCGCAGACCCCCAGGCGGAGCGCGGCGGCCGATCAGCGGCCGGAGTTCCGGAGGAGgacgaagaggaagaggaggacgagaAACGATCCCAAAGGCTAGGCATGGCGAGGTCAGACGCCAGGACGCTGGTTGATGAGGTTCGGCGAAGGAGCACAGAAGCCGCTGAAAGACAAGAGAGACAAGGATTTGGCGTCAGTGTTGGCGTTGCACAGGATTGAGGGCTCTGGGGCCCCAACAGCCGAGGTCGCTCCCCGCCAAGATGTGCACACCCGGGAGGGACACTCACCAGCTAGCGCGGTCAGCGAAGATTGCGGACAAGAGCGATCTGCCTCTCGAAGGGTGAGCGAACTGATGCCAACCCCCGATCGCTGCCCGGACCTGTCCCTTCCAACCCTCTCGCACCTCCCCCCTGCCTGCTGTGATCCCTAGCACCAGCGAGCAGCAGCCTATAAGGGCTCTCCCGACGAGACCACGCCCCCTCCAGGTCTCAGCCCAATCGAGACCCGGGAGTGTGGCCCACTTCAGCCAATAGGCACCGGGCGCACGTTCGCAACGTTCTCTCCTGCCTGGTGACAGCGGCCTGGCCCCGCCCCCACGAAGCCCCAGAACGCTCCCGGCCGAACCCCTCTCCCCTCGCCTTAGCCTCGGCCACACCCCCTTTCTGGAAGGGATCCGAGGCGGCTTTCAGCAGCTGCCAAGGTCCCTGAGGGCGCTCGCGGCAGGGGAGGATCAAGGAAAGAGTTGTTTATTATAGGGTCGCgttgctgggggaggggacagccTACGACTGCACTGGGACGAAGAGTTGGGGGACCTGGTGCGGTGGTGAGCAGGGGAGAAATGTACCCCCAGGTTCCGGGAGCCCAAGAGCCAAAGACACTACCGGGCGCACAACTGGATGCCCGTGGGACCGTGGCGCGGCGGCAGACGTTACTCCGTTGTCCCAGGAGCATCAGTCCCTCACTGTCTTTGCTGGCGACACCGATGCACTTTTGGTAATAGGTCGAAAGACAAGGCAACTCAGGACCATCGGCTCCCAGGTCTCCTTATCACTGTTCCTGTTACTCTACGGCCCCGGGGGAGCAGGGTGTGGGTTCAGGAGGACATCAGTGCTCGCCTATGCGAGGTTGTCCTCAAGCAGAAGGTTTGGGTAGGAGTTAGAGTTCACGGACTCCGATTCATAGCGCCTGGTCCATGGCCAGTGAACAAGGACTCACATCAAACCGACACACTGACCCACCCGCAGGCCTTAGGGACAGAACACTGCAGGGCCAGTGCCTCCCAAACCCACTGCGGCAGAGCCCCTGGCGTCCGCCGGGTCCTAAAACCCCTCTTATGCTTTGTGTTAGgggaaaaagggggtggggggaggattcAATGGAACCCAGTACCTAGGTCTTTGGAAAAGCCCGAGTGCAATAGCCATCAGGGGTTTCATCATACAGGCGAGGCAACAGGAAACCTATCCTGGCAGCGATGCTCGAGGGCTGATAGCGATTGTTTAGGGTGGGAGGAGATTCAGACGGACTAGACCAGTTTGGttttttgtgtgggtttttttttttttctttgaaaaagctTTTTTAATGTAGGACACTGGGACCCTGATGGAATAAAAGACCAAACTTACATCAGACACTCTGGCCCGGCGGGCAGGAACCAAACCAGATCAGACAGGCAAGCATCGCGCTACTGGGCAGGTTTGCTTCTGACACATGACACTTGTCAGGGAAGTCAGGCCACTGTGctttccagccccacccccactacccAATTTCATCTTTTTGACGGAGTctcctggctggctggcctggaactcacagagattctcctgcctttgccttcctagAGCTAGGATGAAAGGCGTGAGCCGCGCAACATAGCTCCTACCACtgatatttctaaaattaaaataagcctGATTTTTAGAACAGTCAGGTCTTATAACTGCAAAAGGCCCGGAATCCGAGGTCTCCCACAGGTACATTCATTTTACAGGTGGGAGACCCGCTCATTTATGAACATCCCCCCCTCCACCGCGGGAGGTGGGGGGTAGGCTTAGATTAGGAGACACAGTTAATGACAGCTGCAGAATAGAGTGCCTTGTTTGCTTCTGGAACTCCCGGGCCTAAGAGCTAGCGTTCTTTCCTGACATTTAGATTTGACACTTGCTGGGAGACATCGGATAGGGTGATAagacttacttacttacttacttacttccGTAAGAGCAGGTGACATCATCCTGTAATGCCTTTCACAGAGGTGAAGAGGGTTGGGGCCATGTTTGAGTGAATCTTCCTGAtgccagagagaaaggagagagagagaaaaatattaattgaCCAGCAGGGCACCCATTCCTCCAACTAGGCTGAGCCGAGTTGAACATAGACTATGGATCTGTTTCTGtcgccatttttttttcaggctagAGATGAACCCAGTGCTTCAGGCATGCTAGGTACAGCTCTGCTTCTAAAGGGCcagcctccctttccctcctccctctcctcttcctttaccttttttttttttttttttttttttaagagctgaggaccgaacccagggccttgcgcttgctaggcaagcgctgtaccactgagctaaatccccaacccctcctttacCTTTCTGATACAAGGTGGGGGAAAAAGTACTTCAGAGAAATATGACATACTGGCCCAAGAAAAATAGTCTTTCTTTAAAGTGAAGAGTAATAAAAGAACCCCTGACCATTTTGGACCAgtttgggaaggaaaaagagctTATTCAAATTCACACATTTATCCAACAGACACCATCATGGGCTATGTAAGCCACCCTCCCCCCTTTAATTTAGTGTCtatattttttgagagagggcCTCATGCATTccagtctggcctagaacttgataCAACCGCTTGAAttttgccaagtgctgggattactagGGATTAGGTTGAAgccagaatattctttttttttttttggttcttttttttttttttttgagctggggacctggggacccgaacccagggccttgcgcttcctaggcaagcgctctaccactgagctaaatccccaaccccaaagccagAATATTCTGAACACTGAGCAGCCTTCCTCAGCCTCAGTCAGTCAGTGAATCTTTCTGTTAATAAAACAGCTTCcctggaggatctctgagttcaaggccagcctagtctacagagtaattccaggacagccaaggctacaaaaatcctatctcagaaaattaattaattaaaaaataataaagttaaattaagaaataaaacaaaaccagaaaacccaTTTTCCCTCAAATGGGAAAGGGTTGTGTTCATAGGCATTGGATAattttgtagggtttttttcttcccccagAGAAATCTATCCAGGGGCTATTGGCGGAAACAGTGCCAGCACACACTTGAAGCTTTGGGTTCCCCACAAGGAAAAGCCCCACAGAAATCAGGTGTGTGGCACACATGTATTCTGAGCActaagaagtagaagcaggaagatcagacatTCAGACTCATACTGGGTTCCACAGGAAATGCaggaccttgtcttaaaaaagcaGCTTCCGGCCGCAGGGTTGACTCAGCTGTGATAAGGACTTACAGGGGACCTatgttctgtccccagcacccatgtttaaCCTCTcagaactctggttccagggacaTCTGATAATGTACACATAAGTTTTGGCATAGTAAaagttcatttaaattttttccaaaTGTCTTTTTACGTGCGTTTtatttgtggggtgggggtgggggggggggggggtggaggtcagaggacaccatgTGCGTTCCAGAGATAGAACTCGAGTActcgggcttggcagcaagcgctttgcctgctgagccatctcaactgCCCCAGAAACCATCTTTGCTTTGCTTCAgcctttttggtttggtttttttaccAGGGGTTGAACCCTGggtctcatacatgctaggcaagtgctcttgcAATTAAACCATGatatcagttctctctctctctctctctctctctctctctctctctctctctctctccctctccctccctctctctccctctccctctttc
This window harbors:
- the Ddit4 gene encoding DNA damage-inducible transcript 4 protein; this encodes MPSLWDRFSSSSSSSSSSGTPAADRPPRSAWGSAAREEGLDRCASLESSDCESLDSSNSGFGPEEDSYLDGVSLPDFELLSDPEDEHLCANLMQLLQESLSQARLGSRRPARLLMPSQLVSQVGKELLRLAYSEPCGLRGALLDVCVEQGKSCHSVAQLALDPSLVPTFQLTLVLRLDSRLWPKIQGLLSSANSSLVPGYSQSLTLSTGFRVIKKKLYSSEQLLIEEC